aaataaaaaatcaCTTAAACCTAGTTGTACCCTAAACCCATATTACCGCTAACCCTAAACCAACTCCTTTTAACCtcttgagattttgaatcttgAGGGTTGCCAACATTTGAACCTCTTTCTAAAAACCTGTTCACATGCCTTGAGATTGCTTGCTACGCGCTCCGCAATTAAATgcgatttcttcttgtgtaAATTCCTTTGGAAGCgtgagaagaagattcttGCATTTTTATCCGAGAGCTTTGACCATTTTTTacaattcttcatcaggTCATCGGGGAATCCATCCATTTTAGGTAGTTCTTTTCCCATAATGTATGATCTCAAATTCGAAAAAGTATTCAATACAGTTTTACCTCTCTTTGATAGTAGTTTGGAAGTTGAATCGTAAAACCCTTGAAGTTTTGACTCAGTGGCTTGTTTCAGTCTTAAACTCCCAACACGACAGGTCTCTGCTAAATTGGTCCTTAGAATCTTGCAATGATTTTGCAACTTTAACCACTTGTCAATTAAACCTCTTTTGAACTGAGGcagattttctttgaacttctcACCCAAAAGACGTTTGGTGAGTATCAATTTATTCCGAATCCAAACTGCGTCCTGGCTCATGGAGTCCGAAAACCTGTGATATCCCGACTTGAAATTGGTTACCGCATCCGAGCGTAAGAATATGCGATATTTGGATTTCACAGTATACCATAAAATTACGGAATCagtcttgaatttttcccAGCCCAAAAGTTC
Above is a window of Torulaspora delbrueckii CBS 1146 chromosome 6, complete genome DNA encoding:
- the ATG39 gene encoding Atg39p (similar to Saccharomyces cerevisiae YLR312C; ancestral locus Anc_4.41), producing the protein MPKTNDGWNVIKLPGEGLVTSSGVVADDFCVDEDDILSNTSSDDYADMSNPFNMSRKDVEQLGAVSNSFDTLTGSKESSSIRNELNGTKRKTSAKDILSRFETLRKPEIKIWHVALLSSLVTILVLVGSQKYLKLFDGILHQNDTVSVTHNSSNKDLIYSDINFLNHDEPMSPTWRPTGQYYVDFDNHIAYPLPSKELLGWEKFKTDSVILWYTVKSKYRIFLRSDAVTNFKSGYHRFSDSMSQDAVWIRNKLILTKRLLGEKFKENLPQFKRGLIDKWLKLQNHCKILRTNLAETCRVGSLRLKQATESKLQGFYDSTSKLLSKRGKTVLNTFSNLRSYIMGKELPKMDGFPDDLMKNCKKWSKLSDKNARIFFSRFQRNLHKKKSHLIAERVASNLKACEQVFRKRFKCWQPSRFKISRG